In the genome of Magnolia sinica isolate HGM2019 chromosome 2, MsV1, whole genome shotgun sequence, one region contains:
- the LOC131237183 gene encoding pentatricopeptide repeat-containing protein At1g20230, which produces MARQARPFLRNSHTILLHSLNPITASIQQAQQAHGHILKTGLSSHTHLTTKLLSLYAHLLRFSDAALLLDSLADPDAFSFSTLISACSKSGLFGQSLCLFRRMLSLGLPPDSFIFPSTLKACAGLSAIDTGRQVHGLAWASGFNSDCFVQSSLVHMYVKCDEMWDAHRVFDGMMEPNVVSWSAMVAGYARQGLVDEAIRLFDRMQDSGVEPNLVSWNGLISGFNHNRHSSESVAVLKKMHMQGFKPDETSISSVLPAVGDLEDLATGKQIHGYVIKQGYGSDACVVSALVDMYGKCQCTTEMLQLFDEMVGIDVGSCNALVAGLSHNGLVDDALRVFRQFKDGGIELNVVSWTSIVASCAQNGKDIEALELFREMQLVGVKPNLVTIPCLLPACANIAALIHGKAVHGFSLRRVILDDVYIGSALIDMYAKCGRIGDAQRVFDGMPSRNVVSWNAIMGGYAMHGKGKEAMELFSLMEQSGQKPDFISFTCVLSACSQTGLTEEGFRYFNNMSREYGIMARMEHYACMVSLLSRAGKLEEASAMIKEMPFEPDACIWGALLSSCRVHGNVSLGEKAAESLFKLEPRNAGNYVLLSNIYAAKGMWDGVDRVREMMKCMGLRKNPGCSWIEMKNKVHTLLAGDTSHPQMTQILERLGRLNMEMKKLGYLPNTNFVLQDVEEQEKEHILCRHSEKLAIGLGLLNTPPRSPLRVIKNLRICGDCHVAIKFISSFEEREIFVRDTNRFHHFKNGVCSCGDYW; this is translated from the coding sequence ATGGCGAGGCAAGCTCGTCCTTTTCTTCGAAATTCCCACACCATTCTCCTCCACAGCCTCAACCCAATTACAGCCTCTATCCAACAAGCCCAACAAGCCCATGGCCACATCCTCAAAACAGGCCTCTCCAGTCACACTCACCTCACCACCAAGCTTCTCTCCCTCTATGCCCATCTCCTTCGTTTCTCCGATGCCGCTCTCCTCCTCGACTCCCTCGCTGACCCCGATGCCTTCTCCTTTTCTACCCTCATATCCGCCTGCTCCAAGTCTGGCCTCTTCGGCCAGTCTCTGTGCCTCTTCCGCCGAATGCTCTCCCTTGGCCTCCCACCCGACAGCTTTATCTTTCCCAGCACCCTCAAGGCCTGTGCGGGCCTATCGGCCATTGATACTGGCCGACAGGTCCATGGGCTTGCGTGGGCAAGTGGATTCAATTCGGATTGCTTTGTGCAATCCTCCCTTGTTCACATGTATGTGAAGTGTGATGAAATGTGGGACGCTCATCGGGTGTTTGATGGAATGATGGAACCGAATGTGGTTAGTTGGAGTGCGATGGTCGCAGGATACGCTCGGCAGGGGCTTGTAGATGAGGCGATCCGCCTTTTTGATCGGATGCAGGATTCAGGAGTAGAACCCAATTTGGTGTCTTGGAACGGTTTGATCTCAGGGTTTAACCATAATAGGCACTCGTCCGAATCAGTGGCCGTGTTAAAGAAGATGCATATGCAGGGGTTCAAGCCCGACGAGACTAGCATCTCAAGCGTGCTTCCTGCTGTAGGGGATTTAGAGGATTTGGCAACCGGCAAGCAGATTCATGGCTATGTGATCAAGCAAGGGTATGGGTCAGATGCTTGTGTTGTTAGTGCACTTGTTGATATGTATGGGAAGTGCCAGTGCACAACGGAGATGTTGCAATTGTTTGATGAGATGGTTGGAATTGATGTGGGCTCATGCAATGCACTGGTTGCGGGTCTCTCTCACAATGGCCTTGTTGATGATGCGTTGAGAGTGTTCAGGCAATTCAAAGATGGAGGAATAGAGTTGAATGTTGTGTCATGGACCTCCATAGTCGCTTCTTGTGCGCAGAATGGGAAGGATATTGAAGCGTTAGAGCTTTTTAGAGAGATGCAACTTGTGGGTGTGAAGCCCAATTTAGTGACAATTCCATGCTTGCTACCGGCATGTGCGAACATTGCAGCATTGATTCATGGAAAGGCGGTCCATGGCTTCTCTCTCAGGAGGGTGATTTTGGATGACGTGTACATTGGCAGTGCTTTGATTGATATGTACGCCAAGTGCGGGAGAATCGGTGATGCTCAGCGTGTCTTTGATGGGATGCCATCCAGGAATGTTGTTTCATGGAATGCCATCATGGGTGGATATGCAATGCATGGGAAGGGTAAGGAAGCTATGGAGCTATTTTCTTTGATGGAGCAGAGTGGGCAGAAGCCTGATTTTATCAGCTTCACTTGTGTGCTATCTGCCTGCAGCCAAACTGGCCTAACAGAAGAAGGATTTCGCTATTTTAACAACATGTCTCGTGAGTATGGTATTATGGCTAGAATGGAGCACTACGCTTGCATGGTTAGTCTCCTAAGTCGTGCAGGAAAGCTAGAAGAGGCATCTGCCATGATCAAAGAGATGCCATTTGAGCCAGATGCTTGTATTTGGGGAGCATTGCTTAGTTCATGTAGAGTTCATGGGAATGTGAGTTTGGGCGAAAAGGCAGCTGAGAGCCTCTTCAAATTGGAGCCAAGAAATGCTGGGAACTATGTTCTTCTTTCTAATATATATGCTGCTAAAGGCATGTGGGATGGGGTAGATAGGGTTAGGGAAATGATGAAGTGCATGGGCTTGAGGAAGAACCCTGGTTGTAGTTGGATTGAGATGAAGAACAAGGTGCACACACTTCTAGCGGGGGACACATCTCATCCTCAGATGACCCAAATCCTTGAGAGATTGGGTAGGTTGAACATGGAGATGAAGAAATTGGGTTACCTCCCGAATACTAACTTTGTCCTGCAGGACGTTGAGGAACAAGAGAAGGAGCATATCTTGTGCCGGCACAGTGAGAAGTTAGCAATTGGGTTGGGGCTTTTGAACACACCACCTCGGTCCCCTCTTCGTGTCATTAAGAACCTCCGAATCTGTGGAGATTGCCATGTGGCAATAAAATTCATATCGAGCTTTGAAGAGAGAGAAATATTTGTCAGGGATACGAATCGGTTTCACCATTTTAAGAACGGAGTGTGTTCTTGCGGGGATTACTGGTGA